In Aedes albopictus strain Foshan chromosome 3, AalbF5, whole genome shotgun sequence, the following are encoded in one genomic region:
- the LOC134291842 gene encoding uncharacterized protein LOC134291842 isoform X2, whose product MKTIIAGKILVHKAVVFKMVPDKHRGGLNNGCMSGRQRLKPGGPKGVNTRNMGTIYNAIQLSDNQDFNCRSRKYTGFVERKSKSNDPSHQHECHRKCEKRSRYAPGMEMGVFLVSADASYGTHVPHGWWPHGKRSLSATASVLPGLRWVCEVCVVAR is encoded by the exons ATGAAAACAATAATCG CAGGAAAAATCTTGGTGCACAAAGCGGTTGTCTTCAAAATGGTACCGGACAAGCATCGAGGAGGTCTCAACAACGGTTGCATGTCCGGCCGGCAGCGACTCAAGCCAGGTGGACCGAAAGGCGTCAATACCCGGAACATGGGAACAATTTACAATGCCATCCAGCTAAGTGACAACCAAGATTTTAATTGTAG GTCGAGGAAATATACCGGTTTCGTGGAACGGAAGAGCAAGAGCAACGATCCCAGCCACCAACACGAGTGCCACCGAAAATGTGAAAAACGGAGCAGGTATGCGCCGGGAATGGAAATGGGAGTTTTTTTGGTGTCCGCCGATGCCTCCTATGGCACCCATGTGCCCCATGGGTGGTGGCCCCATGGGAAACGGTCCCTTTCCGCCACCGCCTCCGTACTTCCGGGTCTCCGATGGGTATGCGAAGTATGCGTGGTGGCCCGATGA
- the LOC134291842 gene encoding uncharacterized protein LOC134291842 isoform X1, with protein MKTIIAGKILVHKAVVFKMVPDKHRGGLNNGCMSGRQRLKPGGPKGVNTRNMGTIYNAIQLSDNQDFNCRGNIPVSWNGRARATIPATNTSATENVKNGAGMRREWKWEFFWCPPMPPMAPMCPMGGGPMGNGPFPPPPPYFRVSDGYAKYAWWPDDADFASERPIRRSAFRSR; from the exons ATGAAAACAATAATCG CAGGAAAAATCTTGGTGCACAAAGCGGTTGTCTTCAAAATGGTACCGGACAAGCATCGAGGAGGTCTCAACAACGGTTGCATGTCCGGCCGGCAGCGACTCAAGCCAGGTGGACCGAAAGGCGTCAATACCCGGAACATGGGAACAATTTACAATGCCATCCAGCTAAGTGACAACCAAGATTTTAATT GTCGAGGAAATATACCGGTTTCGTGGAACGGAAGAGCAAGAGCAACGATCCCAGCCACCAACACGAGTGCCACCGAAAATGTGAAAAACGGAGCAGGTATGCGCCGGGAATGGAAATGGGAGTTTTTTTGGTGTCCGCCGATGCCTCCTATGGCACCCATGTGCCCCATGGGTGGTGGCCCCATGGGAAACGGTCCCTTTCCGCCACCGCCTCCGTACTTCCGGGTCTCCGATGGGTATGCGAAGTATGCGTGGTGGCCCGATGATGCCGACTTCGCCTCTGAAAGGCCAATTCGGAGGTCCGCTTTCCGATCTCGATGA